The following coding sequences lie in one Methanopyrus sp. SNP6 genomic window:
- a CDS encoding ornithine cyclodeaminase family protein, whose amino-acid sequence MLFLSEDHVRALLDVREVVERVEETFRIKPECEMPPKVIVPLEGGDFRAMPAYLPELGVAGVKIVNSHPGNPDRGLPTVMAVMCLIEPETGRPLCLVSATEITSLRTGAAGAVASKYLAEDVRIIGIVGAGVQGRYQLLTHAEVFDLEAVFVYDKACKVARRLAEWAERDLGVDAEVLDDTDFSKLNVDVVCTCTPATEPYLGPEDVPEDVHVNAIGSDAPEKQEVKTELLKRAVVVVDDREQCVESGDVSQPVERNELNPEELVELSDVVRGEIMVDPSELTVFDSTGIAILDVAVGALAYERAEKAGMGVEIKPFELSTGNFK is encoded by the coding sequence AGACGTTTCGGATCAAGCCCGAGTGCGAGATGCCACCGAAGGTTATCGTACCGCTGGAAGGTGGCGACTTCAGGGCGATGCCCGCCTACTTACCGGAGCTAGGTGTGGCCGGCGTCAAAATCGTAAACTCACATCCCGGCAATCCAGATCGCGGTCTCCCGACGGTCATGGCTGTCATGTGCTTGATCGAACCGGAAACGGGGAGGCCGCTCTGTCTGGTCAGCGCGACGGAGATCACATCGCTGAGGACTGGAGCGGCTGGGGCGGTGGCATCGAAGTACTTGGCCGAGGACGTGCGGATTATCGGGATAGTCGGTGCGGGAGTGCAAGGGAGGTACCAGCTCCTCACGCACGCGGAGGTCTTTGACCTGGAGGCGGTGTTCGTGTACGACAAGGCGTGTAAGGTGGCCCGGAGGCTCGCCGAATGGGCCGAGCGGGACCTCGGTGTCGACGCCGAGGTACTCGACGATACGGACTTTTCGAAGCTGAACGTCGACGTCGTCTGCACATGCACTCCAGCCACCGAGCCTTACCTAGGCCCTGAGGACGTTCCGGAAGACGTCCACGTGAACGCCATAGGATCGGACGCCCCGGAGAAGCAGGAGGTGAAGACCGAGCTGTTGAAGCGCGCAGTGGTCGTGGTCGATGACCGCGAGCAGTGCGTAGAATCAGGGGACGTAAGCCAACCCGTGGAGCGGAACGAACTGAACCCGGAAGAACTCGTCGAACTCTCGGACGTGGTGAGAGGAGAGATAATGGTAGATCCCTCGGAGTTGACCGTGTTTGACTCCACAGGGATCGCTATCCTCGACGTGGCTGTCGGGGCGTTGGCGTACGAACGTGCCGAGAAAGCCGGCATGGGGGTGGAGATAAAGCCGTTTGAATTGTCGACGGGAAATTTTAAGTAG
- a CDS encoding 2-amino-3,7-dideoxy-D-threo-hept-6-ulosonate synthase, producing MVHIGKQIRMERIMDRETGRTLIVPMDHGVTLGPITGLEDLEETVDAVARGGANAVLLHKGMVKAGHRGYGRDVGLIIHLSASTELGPDPNNKVLVSRVEEAIKLGADAVSVHVNVGAEDEPQMLKKLGEIAARCSEWGIPLVAMMYPRGPKVEDEFDVEYVKHAARVGAELGADIVKTNYTGDSDSFREVVKGCPVPVVIAGGPKAETPKEVLEMVKGAIEAGAAGAAIGRNIFAHKSPRMREAMTRAIARIIHEDAEVEEAMKELERV from the coding sequence TTGGTACATATCGGTAAACAGATCCGGATGGAGCGAATAATGGACCGCGAGACCGGACGCACTCTAATCGTACCGATGGACCACGGGGTGACCCTAGGTCCGATCACGGGTCTTGAGGATCTGGAAGAGACCGTCGACGCCGTGGCCCGCGGTGGAGCTAACGCTGTCCTCCTCCACAAGGGTATGGTCAAAGCGGGTCATCGGGGTTACGGACGAGACGTCGGTCTGATCATTCACCTGTCCGCCAGCACCGAGCTGGGACCCGACCCGAACAACAAGGTCCTGGTATCCCGGGTGGAGGAGGCCATAAAGCTCGGTGCGGACGCCGTCAGTGTGCACGTGAACGTGGGTGCAGAGGACGAACCTCAAATGCTCAAGAAGCTGGGTGAAATCGCCGCCCGATGTTCGGAGTGGGGTATACCCCTGGTCGCGATGATGTACCCACGAGGTCCGAAGGTCGAGGACGAGTTCGACGTAGAGTACGTTAAGCACGCCGCCAGGGTGGGAGCCGAGCTCGGTGCGGATATCGTGAAAACCAACTACACGGGCGACTCGGACTCCTTCCGTGAGGTCGTGAAGGGTTGTCCGGTGCCGGTGGTGATCGCGGGAGGTCCGAAGGCGGAGACACCGAAGGAAGTCCTCGAGATGGTTAAGGGCGCCATCGAGGCGGGAGCGGCCGGTGCGGCCATCGGTCGTAACATCTTCGCGCACAAGTCTCCACGCATGCGCGAGGCGATGACCCGGGCTATCGCGAGGATCATACACGAAGACGCGGAAGTGGAAGAGGCGATGAAGGAGCTGGAGCGGGTGTAA